GAGGAAATCTGCCGGCTCGGTCGTTCGCTGTTCGAGCGCGGGCTGACGCCAGGCTCCTCAGGCAACATCAGCGTGAAACTCGATGACGGCGGCTGGCTGGTGACGCCGACCAACGCCTCGCTAGGCTCGCTCGACCCGGCGCGGATGTCGCGGCTTGGCCCCGACGGACGGCTGGTATCCGGCGACGCGCCGACCAAGGAAGTTCCGCTGCATACCGCGCTCTACCAGACCCGCACCGCCGCGCGCGCGGTGGTGCATCTGCACTCGACCCATTCGGTGGCATTGTCGATGCTGCCCGAGATCGACCCCCGCGCCGCGCTGCCGCCGATGACGCCCTATTATCTGATGAAATGCGGACAGACGGCGCTCGTGCCGTATTATCGGCCGGGCGATCCGGCGGTTGCGGACGCCATCAAGGGACTGGCCGGAAAATACTCCTCCGTGCTGCTCGCCAATCACGGGCCGGTCGTTTCAGGCGACACGCTGGAAGCCGCGGTTTACGCGATCGAGGAACTGGAAGAGACGGCAAAGCTGTATCTGCTGCTCCGTGGGCTGAACCCGCGGTATCTATCGCCGGAGCAGGTGAAGGATTTGACCGAGGTGTTCGGGCTAACGCCGCCGGAGCATAGGCACTCGTAGGATGGGTAGAGTGCAGCGAAACCCATCATCTATCCGTACAACGCATTGATGGGTTTCGCTTCGCTCTACCCATCCTACGGCATCACAATCCCAGATATGCCTTCCGCACATCCGGATTGACCCGAATATCCGCGGCGCTGCCCTGCATCAGCACACGGCCGGTCTGCAGGATGTAGGCGCGGTCGGCGATCTCCAAACACTCCGACATGCGCTGTTCGACGATCAGCACAGTCATGCCGGCGTCGCGGATGCGCTTCACGGCCTGAAAAATTTCATCGACCAGTTTTGGCATGATGCCCTGCGACGGCTCGTCCAGCATCAACAGCCGCGGCCGCGTCATCAGGGCGCGGCCGATCGCCAGCATCTGCTGCTCGCCGCCGGAGAGCGTTTCGGCGCGTTGCTCCAGCCGTTCCTGCAGACGCGGGAACAGCGTGAAAACGAGGTCGAGCGGCGCCTCGCGATCGGCTTCGCTGCGATAGAGGTAGCTGCCGAGCCGCAGATTGTCGCGCACCGACAGGCGCGGAAACAGCCGGCGGTTTTCCGGCACATAGGCGATGCCGCGCGAGGTGATGACGTGCTGCGCCATGCCGTCGATCCGGGTGCCGTCGAACGACACGGTGCCGGAACGCGGCCGTTCTGCGCCGGCGATCGATTTCAGCAATGTCGATTTGCCGGCCCCGTTGGCGCCGGCGACGCAGA
This portion of the Bradyrhizobium sp. AZCC 2262 genome encodes:
- the otnC gene encoding 3-oxo-tetronate 4-phosphate decarboxylase; its protein translation is MSETRIREEICRLGRSLFERGLTPGSSGNISVKLDDGGWLVTPTNASLGSLDPARMSRLGPDGRLVSGDAPTKEVPLHTALYQTRTAARAVVHLHSTHSVALSMLPEIDPRAALPPMTPYYLMKCGQTALVPYYRPGDPAVADAIKGLAGKYSSVLLANHGPVVSGDTLEAAVYAIEELEETAKLYLLLRGLNPRYLSPEQVKDLTEVFGLTPPEHRHS
- a CDS encoding ABC transporter ATP-binding protein; the encoded protein is MLSVHEVTTAYQGLVAISAVSIEVAKGEIVCVAGANGAGKSTLLKSIAGAERPRSGTVSFDGTRIDGMAQHVITSRGIAYVPENRRLFPRLSVRDNLRLGSYLYRSEADREAPLDLVFTLFPRLQERLEQRAETLSGGEQQMLAIGRALMTRPRLLMLDEPSQGIMPKLVDEIFQAVKRIRDAGMTVLIVEQRMSECLEIADRAYILQTGRVLMQGSAADIRVNPDVRKAYLGL